One Aspergillus oryzae RIB40 DNA, chromosome 2 genomic window carries:
- a CDS encoding uncharacterized protein (predicted protein), which yields MACDTNQHFGKAGGTASPLWRFATAAALKSDHVQPTPPDPSHLSSSPQLRMLSFPCNPAQSSKLELSQVFWCSVGLSRIRFNSVATFQLSQSSGAATPVPYSRPSGAGVETEKKKKRTRQQNRN from the exons ATGGCATGTG ATACAAACCAGCATTTCGGAAAGGCCGGTGGGACCGCTTCCCCTCTCTGGAGGTTTGCGACAGCTGCAG CGCTAAAAAGCGACCATGTGCAACCTACCCCTCCTGACCCCTCCCACCTCTCCAGCTCTCCCCAGCTCCGAATGTTGAGCTTCCCATGCAACCCGGCCCAGAGCTCAAAGCTCGAGCTTTCACAAGTTTTCTGGTGCTCCGTCGGACTATCACGGATCAGGTTTAACTCGGTGGCGACATTCCAGCTTAGCCAGAGTAGCGGCGCCGCCACTCCAGTTCCTTATTCCCGTCCGAGTGGGGCCGGTGttgaaacagaaaagaaaaaaaagagaacgCGACaacaaaatagaaattaa
- a CDS encoding uncharacterized protein (predicted protein) encodes MSPQRKNFHVAVVGGGIAGLTLAIALYHRNIPVTIYEQAEAFGEVGAGVSFGPNAVEAMKACHSGIYEAFEKVFTQNLWPSKQKVWFDYLDGYNKGTSTTAKNASRQDIAFTISNSLGQTGVHRAHFLDELIKLIPGDIARFHKRLENIVERETDGKLLLKFADGTQDEADLVIGCDGIKSQVRQVIVGAEHPSAKPSYTHKYAYRGLVPMEKAIEAVGEELASNSCMHMGPGGHMLTFPVNQGKTLNIVAFHTSPDEWADYPRLTRQGTRDEALRDFAGYGPNVINLLKLTDAELSVWAIFDLGENPVPTFYKGRVAISGDAAHATSPHHGAGAGFCVEDTAVLATLLADERVQTHKDLEAVLAAYDISRRERSQWLVQSSRFIGDSYEWRAEGVGSDFKKIEEAINYRNGVITNVDIPQMCADATKCLERRLSSVTKASI; translated from the exons ATGTCCCCACAACGGAAGAACTTCCATGTCGCCGTCGTCGGCGGTGGCATTGCCGGCCTAACCCTCGCCATCGCCCTCTACCACCGAAATATCCCAGTCACCATCTACGAGCAGGCCGAAGCCTTCGGTGAAGTCGGCGCAGGCGTCTCGTTTGGCCCAAATGCTGTTGAGGCAATGAAAGCTTGTCATTCGGGGATCTATGAAGCATTCGAAAAGGTCTTCACGCAGAATCTGTGGCCTTCGAAACAGAAAGTGTGGTTCGATTATCTTGACGGATATAACAAGGGTACCTCGACAACAGCGAAAAACGCCAGTCGTCAGGACATTGCATTCACTATCTCAAACAGCCTAGGCCAAACTGGTGTTCACCGCGCGCACTTTCTTGACGAATTGATTAAACTGATTCCTGGTGATATCGCGCGATTTCACAAACGACTTGAAAACATTGTCGAGCGAGAGACTGACGGGAAGCTCCTTTTGAAGTTTGCTGATGGAACGCAAGATGAGGCCGATCTGGTTATTGGTTGTGACGGTATCAAGTCTCAGGTGCGACAGGTGATTGTGGGAGCGGAACATCCCTCTGCTAAGCCGTCTTATACCCACAAATACGCGTATCGCGGGCTGGTCCCAATGGAAAAAGCGATTGAGGCGGTTGGAGAGGAATTAGCTTCCAACTCATGTATGCAT ATGGGCCCCGGTGGTCATATGCTGACCTTCCCTGTAAACCAAGGGAAAACCCTCAACATTGTTGCGTTCCATACGTCTCCGGATGAGTGGGCCGACTACCCTAGATTAACGCGACAAGGTACACGAGACGAGGCGCTCCGTGACTTTGCCGGATACGGGCCGAATGTTATTAATCTGCTGAAGTTGACAGATGCAGAGCTCAGCGTG TGGGCTATCTTTGACCTTGGAGAAAACCCAGTTCCTACGTTTTACAAAGGTCGAGTCGCAATATCTGGCGATGCTGCACACGCTACATCACCCCACCACGGTGCCGGAGCAGGCTTCTGCGTCGAAGACACTGCCGTTCTTGCTACGTTGCTAGCGGATGAGCGGGTCCAAACGCACAAAGACTTAGAAGCTGTCCTTGCTGCGTATGATATCAGCCGCCGGGAACGATCCCAATGGCTTGTTCAAAGCAGCAGGTTTATCGGTGATAGCTACGAATGGCGAGCTGAAGGGGTGGGAAGTGatttcaagaagatcgaggaaGCGATCAATTACCGGAATGGTGTTATTACCAATGTGGATATTCCCCAGATGTGCGCAGATGCCACGAAGTGTTTAGAAAGGAGGCTGTCTAGCGTGACCAAGGCGTCTATATAG
- a CDS encoding putative poly(ADP)-ribose polymerase PARP (NAD+ ADP-ribosyltransferase Parp, required for poly-ADP ribosylation of nuclear proteins) translates to MARSYWKIGKNQSDKVLIDLDKNPDRFGKSSRQSKLLWGWCLRPGVVTTNQRPADVKKLVEGQGAKFCTTVTGDCTHFVTTQREVDNNNSKYKQACNVYDCNIVSIDWLLESIDAKKPIPEKPYLLNRKDAKSDDKKDDEKNDKKEKKKRTLEEALDVSEESSNKKAKDAQKLGSKTLNVPVDEGCYLSGFAVYIDPAGLIWDATLNQTVSANNANKFYRIQLLVDRSGTNFKTWTRWGRVGETGQHGLLGSGALSEAQLQFQKKFKDKSGLSWDDRLDPPKKGKYTFIERNYEEDSDEEDGDDKGTAKKNDEEKPEVKSELPEQVQDLMSFIFNPSHFMNTMASMDYDAKKLPLGKLSKRTLRQGFLKLKELSELIADPNLAATQYGTTYNAAAEDLSNQYFTTIPHVFGRNRPPVLNSDQHIKKEIELLEALTDMEVANGIMKESKDADTIHQLDRQFQSLKMQEMTPLDHSSTEFIELENYLNQSRASTHHFRYNVVNIFRIERDGENDRFNSSKYGKIKNSDRRLLWHGSRSTNFGGILSQGLRIAPPEAPVSGYMFGKGVYFADMSSKSANYCCSYNSGGMALLLLCDVELGDPMLELDHSNYNAGEDAKRDGKIATLGKGRTVPAAWKDAGSVNPQLQGVKMPDVSASSKSANAQSLMYNEYIVYDVAQIRQKYLFQVHMR, encoded by the exons atggcaCGCTCGTATTGGAAAATAGGCAAGAATCAGTCCGATAAGGTCCTCATCGATCTCGATAAGAACCCCGATCGATTTGGGAAAAGTTCCAGGCAGTCGAAGCTGCTGTGGGGCTGGTGCCTGAGACCTGGGGTTGTCACAACCAATCAACGTCCAG CGGATGTGAAAAAGCTCGTGGAAGGTCAGGGCGCAAAATTCTGCACTACCGTGACAGGTGACTGCACACATTTCGTGACTACCCAGAGAGAGGTGGATAACAACAATTCCAAAT ATAAACAAGCTTGCAATGTCTACGATTGCAATATTGTCTCTATCGATTGGCTTCTGGAGTCTATAGACGCGAAAAAGCCAATTCCTGAAAAGCCTTACTTGCTCAACAGGAAGGATGCAAAGTCAGATGATAAGAAAGACGatgagaaaaatgacaagaaagagaagaagaaacgtACACTCGAAGAAGCGCTCGATGTCAGCGAGGAGAGTTCCAACAAAAAGGCCAAAGACGCCCAGAAATTGGGTTCCAAGACCTTGAATGTTCCTGTTGACGAGGGATGTTATCTCTCAG GCTTCGCAGTGTACATTGACCCAGCAGGTCTGATCTGGGATGCTACTCTCAACCAGACTGTTTCTGCCAATAACGCTAACAAATTCTACCGCATTCAACTGTTGGTTGACAGATCCGGGACTAACTTTAAAACTTGGACCCGATGGGGCCGCGTGGGCGAGACTGGCCAACATGGTCTCTTGGGAAGTGGTGCTCTTTCTGAGGCACAGCTTCAGTTCCAGAAGAAATTCAAAGACAAATCAGGTCTATCATGGGACGACAGACTCGACCCTCCGAAGAAGGGCAAATATACTTTCATCGAACGCAACTATGAAGAAGActcagatgaagaagatggtgacgATAAGGGAACGGCGAAAAAGAACGACGAAGAGAAGCCAGAAGTGAAAAGCGAGCTGCCTGAACAGGTCCAGGATCTTatgtctttcattttcaaTCCGAGCCATTTCATGAAtacaatggcttccatgGATTACGACGCTAAGAAGTTGCCACTTGGGAAGCTGAGCAAGCGAACCCTAAGACAGGGTTTcctgaagctgaaggaacTCTCCGAGCTCATTGCGGACCCCAATCTTGCGGCCACTCAATATGGCACAACCTACAATGCAGCTGCGGAGGACCTCAGCAACCAATACTTTACTACGATCCCTCACGTGTTCGGCCGTAATCGACCTCCCGTGTTGAATTCTGACCAGCATATTaagaaggagattgagcttctcgaggCCTTGACAGACATGGAAGTTGCAAATGGTATCATGAAAGAGTCGAAGGACGCCGACACAATCCACCAGCTGGATCGCCAGTTCCAGAGCCTCAAGATGCAAGAGATGACTCCTT TGGACCACTCTTCTACCGAATTCATCGAGCTGGAGAATTACCTTAACCAGTCGCGCGCCTCTACTCATCATTTCCGTTACAAC gtcgtcaatatcttccgCATTGAGCgtgatggtgaaaatgaTCGATTCAATTCTTCCAAATACgggaagatcaagaacagcGACCGACGTCTGTTGTGGCATGGATCGCGTAGCACCAATTTTGGTGGTATCTTGAGCCAGGGTCTGCGCATTGCACCGCCGGAAGCCCCCGTGAGCGGATACATGTTTGGCAAAGGTGTCTACTTTGCGGACATGTCCAGCAAATCCGCCAACTACTGCTGCTCCTACAACAGCGGCGGTATGgctttgcttctgctttGCGATGTTGAACTCGGAGACCCCATGCTGGAGTTGGATCACAGCAACTACAACGCTGGAGAAGATGCCAAGAGGGACGGCAAGATTGCGACTCTCGGTAAGGGTAGGACTGTCCCGGCAGCTTGGAAGGATGCTGGGTCTGTCAATCCTCAGCTGCAAGGGGTGAAAATGCCAGATGTCTCTGCCTCATCCAAGAGTGCGAACGCCCAGTCACTGATGTACAACGAGTACATTGTGTACGATGTTGCTCAGATCCGCCAGAAATACCTATTCCAGGTGCACATGAGATAA